The following are encoded in a window of Scophthalmus maximus strain ysfricsl-2021 chromosome 2, ASM2237912v1, whole genome shotgun sequence genomic DNA:
- the fhdc3 gene encoding FH2 domain containing 3 has protein sequence MEGVLILKSAPPPSCPPQDPSPPLPRDAQEDTGLQASCALPPTMCVHAPPPPPPPPPPPPPPPPPPPPPPPPPPPLAPPAFGSRNVQRRSMKKLNWDPIPNQRVLGKVNVWTSTLPQRDLVLDIRSMEELFSHVDKRASLRNSRVIGLKKGCDGVDLFPPEPQVTILDSKKSMNIGIFLRHFKRPVAEMVQDIRQGNWLRFGTGKLTELCKLLPEESEVKQLLSFRGSLSVLPEADRFMVQLVKVPGYEEQLKMMVLREEFFPLMEEVKGSVAVMTKAAKELLDCDDLHSVIRLVLKAGNYMNAGGYSANAIGFRMTSLLKLADTKANKPGMNLMHYVAKQAEDIDAKLLTFHSQLEHIGMASRICKGDVVTDFEREVKKVKEVKLYSGRQPGVLQKIETFLMRADAKLVAVESSLRELNSLSHAVAEFFCEDPATFKLEECCSIFLSFCKRFDTAVRENQEREASEQRRKRKESMHFSAKRRSTVSGPGPERGRDSSCLESALHSFLSTAPGGLARCRRTVLPPIEGSPSGCSSPTDKSEATPAARQERPEKKQAKLQKEQEQVGALEDKEEAEKMRAMTRKVLQYQNSRSSLDGDGVSGTPRRSESPRDTPTTPSTPRPRTRDFFFANNGDVGSPWTILSPLTCAHRNIPQKNHRDAQQRRLTLRFGEDDDGVWESDAGGVLPTQAGRTSPRGGSASVPECPPQRAVSQGPILRSASVDEARQSPVSLFRLGDLFQRSYSSGARTENVGDEVSPLHRCKATNPVAEGQVNSSGFISFFRRIGGRSRPGDVEEPNLTGSKNCI, from the exons ATGGAGGGAGTGCTGATTTTAAAATCTGCACCTCCTCCCAGCTGTCCCCCTCAAGACCCGTCTCCTCCGTTGCCGCGCGATGCTCAGGAAGATACAGGTCTCCAAGCATCTTGCGCCCTGCCTCCCACCATGTGTGTCCATGcaccaccgcctcctcctcctcctcctcctcctcctcctcctcctcctcctccaccacctcctcctcctcctcctcctccccctcttgcTCCCCCTGCTTTTGGCTCTCGCAATGTCCAGAGGAGATCCATGAAGAAGCTGAACTGGGACCCCATCCCAAACCAGCGTGTCCTGGGCAAAGTGAACGTTTGGACGTCGACGCTGCCTCAGAGGGACCTGGTGCTGGACATACGGAGCATGGAGGAGTTGTTCAGTCACGTAGACAAACGTGCATCACTGCGCAATTCAAGGGTCATTGGTCTGAAGAAGGGGTGCGACGGCGTGGACCTCTTCCCGCCAGAGCCTCAG GTCACAATCCTGGACTCTAAAAAGAGTATGAATATTGGAATCTTTCTGAGACATTTCAAGAG GCCAGTGGCGGAAATGGTTCAGGACATTCGTCAAGGTAACTGGCTCAGATTTGGAACAGGCAAACTAACAGAGCTCTGTAAACTGCTTCCGGAGGAAAGTGAG GTGAAGCAGCTGCTGTCGTTCCGTGGGAGCCTCTCGGTGTTACCTGAGGCCGACCGGTTCATGGTGCAGCTGGTCAAGGTGCCGGG CTACGAGGAACAGCTGAAAATGATGGTGCTGAGGGAGGAATTCTTTCCTCtcatggaggaggtgaagggctCTGTTGCTGTCATGACCAAAGCAGCGAAAG aGCTGCTGGACTGTGACGACCTCCACTCAGTCATTCGGCTCGTATTAAAAGCCGGGAATTACATGAACGCT GGTGGTTACAGTGCCAATGCCATTGGCTTCAGGATGACCTCTCTCCTCAAGCTGGCAGACACCAAGGCCAACAAGCCGGGCATGAACCTCATGCACTATGTTGCCAAG CAAGCGGAGGACATCGACGCCAAGTTGCTGACCTTTCACAGCCAGCTTGAACACATCGGGATGGCATCAAG AATCTGTAAAGGCGACGTCGTCACAGACTTtgagagggaggtgaagaaggtCAAGGAAGTCAAGTTGTACAGCGGCAGACAGCCTGGCGTCCTACAGAAGATCGAGACCTTTCTCATG AGGGCTGATGCCAAGCTGGTCGCCGTGGAGTCGTCTCTCCGAGAGCTCAATTCTCTGAGCCATGCTGTGGCGGAGTTCTTCTGCGAAGACCCCGCGACCTTCAAACTGGAGGAGTGCTgctccatctttctttccttttgcaaGCGGTTCGACACAGCTGTACGG GAGAACCAAGAGCGAGAAGCGTCAGAGCAGAGGCGCAAGCGCAAAGAGAGCATGCATTTTTCGGCCAAACGGCGCTCCACGGTGTCCGGCCCGGGACCCGAGCGTGGCCGGGACTCGTCCTGCTTGGAGTCGGCCTTGCACAGCTTTCTGTCCACCGCTCCGGGGGGGTTGGCCCGATGCAGGAGGACCGTGCTGCCCCCGATCGAAGGATCCCCCTCGGGCTGCAGTTCCCCCACTGACAAATCTGAGGCCACGCCCGCTGCGAGACAAGAGAGGCCTGAGAAGAAACAAGCCAAACTGCAGAAAGAGCAGGAGCAAGTAGGAGCgctggaggacaaagaggaagcCGAGAAGATGCGCGCGATGACTCGGAAGGTGCTGCAGTACCAGAACAGCAGAAGTAGCCTGGACGGGGACGGAGTTTCCGGCACCCCCCGTCGCTCCGAGAGCCCCCGAGACACTCCGACCACTCCGAGCACCCCTCGGCCGCGAACCCGGGACTTCTTCTTCGCCAACAACGGCGACGTGGGCTCCCCGTGGACTATCCTGAGCCCTTTGACCTGTGCCCACAGAAACATCCCACAGAAGAACCACAGAGACGCACAACAACGAAGGCTAACGCTGCGGTTCGGCGAAGATGACGACGGTGTCTGGGAGAGCGACGCAGGCGGCGTTCTCCCCACACAGGCCGGTCGCACATCCCCCCGCGGGGGCTCCGCGTCCGTTCCCGAGTGCCCCCCACAGAGAGCGGTGTCGCAGGGTCCAATCCTCAGGTCCGCTTCCGTGGATGAAGCAAGGCAATCTCCGGTGTCTCTCTTCCGGCTGGGGGACCTGTTCCAGAGGTCATACTCCTCCGGCGCAAGGACAGAAAATGTGGGAGACGAGGTCTCTCCCCTGCATCGCTGTAAGGCGACGAATCCCGTCGCCGAGGGGCAAGTGAACAGCTCCGGGTTTATATCCTTCTTCAGACGCATCGGAGGCAGAAGCAGGCCCGGCGATGTGGAGGAACCAAACCTCACCGGATCCAAAAATTGTATTTAG
- the arfip2b gene encoding arfaptin-2b isoform X3 encodes MTESIMSKAATMEIPINSNGDTGTLAEDDSLEQDLQQVMVSGPNLNETSIVSGGYGGTAEGIIPTSSIKGPAVRYNAEFNKRIPVTGLGSNMHHSSSSSSMTADDMTRGVAVEKLDSMKKWGLNTYKCTKQMISERFGRGSRTVDMELEAQIEVLRDTKRKYENVLRLARALTNHFYNMVQTQQALGDTFADLSQKSPELRDEFGFNAETQKLLCKNGETLLGAVNFFVSSINTLVNKTMEDTLMTIKMYENARLEFDAYRSDLEELSLGPRDAVTMARIDAAQQQYQVHKEKYERFRSDVIIKLKFLEENKVKVMHKQLLLFHNAISAYFAGNQQQLEQTLKQFNIKLRPPGADKPSWLEEQ; translated from the exons ATGACAGAAAGCATTATGAGTAAAGCTGCCACAATGGAGATTCCTATCAACAGCAACGGTGACACGGGGACACTAGCGGAAGACGACAGCCTCGAACAG GACCTACAGCAGGTGATGGTGTCGGGTCCCAACTTGAATGAGACCAGCATTGTATCGGGCGGGTATGGAGGAACAGCCGAGGGCATCATCCCCACCAGCTCAATCAAAG ggcctGCTGTGCGCTACAATGCAGAGTTTAACAAAAGGATCCCAGTGACAGGATTAG GTTCCAACAtgcaccacagcagcagcagctcgtcgATGACAGCGGACGACATGACCCGTGGCGTGGCTGTGGAAAAACTAGACTCAATGAAGAAGTGGGGTCTCAACACCTACAAG TGTACAAAGCAAATGATCTCCGAGCGGTTCGGTCGGGGCTCCCGGACCGTCGACATGGAGCTGGAGGCCCAGATCGAGGTGCTGCGAGACACTAAAAGGAAATATGAGAACGTGCTGCGATTGGCCAGAGCACTGACCAACCACTTCTATAACATGGTGCAGACGCAGCAGGCGCTGGGTGACACCTTCGCTGACCTCAGTCAGAAATCTCCAGAGCTTCGG gaTGAGTTTGGCTTCAATGCAGAGACTCAGAAGTTGCTGTGTAAGAACGGGGAGACTCTCCTCGGGGCCGTTAACTTCTTTGTGTCCAGCATCAACACACTAGTCAACAAGACCATGGAGGACACCTTGATGACGATCAAGATGTATGAAAATGCCAG ACTGGAGTTCGATGCCTACCGGTCggacctggaggagctgagtCTGGGTCCGAGGGACGCTGTGACCATGGCCCGTATAGACGCCGCTCAGCAGCAGTACCAAGTGCATAAGGAGAAGTATGAACGCTTCCGCTCGGACGTCATCATCAAACTCAAGTTCCTGGAGGAGAATAAG gTGAAGGTGATGCACAAGCAGCTCCTGCTCTTCCATAACGCCATCTCGGCGTACTTTGCTGgcaaccagcagcagctggagcaaACGCTGAAGCAGTTCAACATAAAGCTGAGGCCTCCGGGGGCAGACAAGCCTTCCTGGTTAGAGGAGCAATGA
- the arfip2b gene encoding arfaptin-2b isoform X4 encodes MTESIMSKAATMEIPINSNGDTGTLAEDDSLEQDLQQVMVSGPNLNETSIVSGGYGGTAEGIIPTSSIKGSNMHHSSSSSSMTADDMTRGVAVEKLDSMKKWGLNTYKCTKQMISERFGRGSRTVDMELEAQIEVLRDTKRKYENVLRLARALTNHFYNMVQTQQALGDTFADLSQKSPELRDEFGFNAETQKLLCKNGETLLGAVNFFVSSINTLVNKTMEDTLMTIKMYENARLEFDAYRSDLEELSLGPRDAVTMARIDAAQQQYQVHKEKYERFRSDVIIKLKFLEENKVKVMHKQLLLFHNAISAYFAGNQQQLEQTLKQFNIKLRPPGADKPSWLEEQ; translated from the exons ATGACAGAAAGCATTATGAGTAAAGCTGCCACAATGGAGATTCCTATCAACAGCAACGGTGACACGGGGACACTAGCGGAAGACGACAGCCTCGAACAG GACCTACAGCAGGTGATGGTGTCGGGTCCCAACTTGAATGAGACCAGCATTGTATCGGGCGGGTATGGAGGAACAGCCGAGGGCATCATCCCCACCAGCTCAATCAAAG GTTCCAACAtgcaccacagcagcagcagctcgtcgATGACAGCGGACGACATGACCCGTGGCGTGGCTGTGGAAAAACTAGACTCAATGAAGAAGTGGGGTCTCAACACCTACAAG TGTACAAAGCAAATGATCTCCGAGCGGTTCGGTCGGGGCTCCCGGACCGTCGACATGGAGCTGGAGGCCCAGATCGAGGTGCTGCGAGACACTAAAAGGAAATATGAGAACGTGCTGCGATTGGCCAGAGCACTGACCAACCACTTCTATAACATGGTGCAGACGCAGCAGGCGCTGGGTGACACCTTCGCTGACCTCAGTCAGAAATCTCCAGAGCTTCGG gaTGAGTTTGGCTTCAATGCAGAGACTCAGAAGTTGCTGTGTAAGAACGGGGAGACTCTCCTCGGGGCCGTTAACTTCTTTGTGTCCAGCATCAACACACTAGTCAACAAGACCATGGAGGACACCTTGATGACGATCAAGATGTATGAAAATGCCAG ACTGGAGTTCGATGCCTACCGGTCggacctggaggagctgagtCTGGGTCCGAGGGACGCTGTGACCATGGCCCGTATAGACGCCGCTCAGCAGCAGTACCAAGTGCATAAGGAGAAGTATGAACGCTTCCGCTCGGACGTCATCATCAAACTCAAGTTCCTGGAGGAGAATAAG gTGAAGGTGATGCACAAGCAGCTCCTGCTCTTCCATAACGCCATCTCGGCGTACTTTGCTGgcaaccagcagcagctggagcaaACGCTGAAGCAGTTCAACATAAAGCTGAGGCCTCCGGGGGCAGACAAGCCTTCCTGGTTAGAGGAGCAATGA
- the arfip2b gene encoding arfaptin-2b isoform X2, producing the protein MTESIMSKAATMEIPINSNGDTGTLAEDDSLEQAAKLQWSLDEKVGSSRGTRDLQQVMVSGPNLNETSIVSGGYGGTAEGIIPTSSIKGSNMHHSSSSSSMTADDMTRGVAVEKLDSMKKWGLNTYKCTKQMISERFGRGSRTVDMELEAQIEVLRDTKRKYENVLRLARALTNHFYNMVQTQQALGDTFADLSQKSPELRDEFGFNAETQKLLCKNGETLLGAVNFFVSSINTLVNKTMEDTLMTIKMYENARLEFDAYRSDLEELSLGPRDAVTMARIDAAQQQYQVHKEKYERFRSDVIIKLKFLEENKVKVMHKQLLLFHNAISAYFAGNQQQLEQTLKQFNIKLRPPGADKPSWLEEQ; encoded by the exons ATGACAGAAAGCATTATGAGTAAAGCTGCCACAATGGAGATTCCTATCAACAGCAACGGTGACACGGGGACACTAGCGGAAGACGACAGCCTCGAACAG GCTGCAAAGCTGCAGTGGAGCTTAGATGAGAAAGTAGGGAGCTCCAGAGGCACCAGG GACCTACAGCAGGTGATGGTGTCGGGTCCCAACTTGAATGAGACCAGCATTGTATCGGGCGGGTATGGAGGAACAGCCGAGGGCATCATCCCCACCAGCTCAATCAAAG GTTCCAACAtgcaccacagcagcagcagctcgtcgATGACAGCGGACGACATGACCCGTGGCGTGGCTGTGGAAAAACTAGACTCAATGAAGAAGTGGGGTCTCAACACCTACAAG TGTACAAAGCAAATGATCTCCGAGCGGTTCGGTCGGGGCTCCCGGACCGTCGACATGGAGCTGGAGGCCCAGATCGAGGTGCTGCGAGACACTAAAAGGAAATATGAGAACGTGCTGCGATTGGCCAGAGCACTGACCAACCACTTCTATAACATGGTGCAGACGCAGCAGGCGCTGGGTGACACCTTCGCTGACCTCAGTCAGAAATCTCCAGAGCTTCGG gaTGAGTTTGGCTTCAATGCAGAGACTCAGAAGTTGCTGTGTAAGAACGGGGAGACTCTCCTCGGGGCCGTTAACTTCTTTGTGTCCAGCATCAACACACTAGTCAACAAGACCATGGAGGACACCTTGATGACGATCAAGATGTATGAAAATGCCAG ACTGGAGTTCGATGCCTACCGGTCggacctggaggagctgagtCTGGGTCCGAGGGACGCTGTGACCATGGCCCGTATAGACGCCGCTCAGCAGCAGTACCAAGTGCATAAGGAGAAGTATGAACGCTTCCGCTCGGACGTCATCATCAAACTCAAGTTCCTGGAGGAGAATAAG gTGAAGGTGATGCACAAGCAGCTCCTGCTCTTCCATAACGCCATCTCGGCGTACTTTGCTGgcaaccagcagcagctggagcaaACGCTGAAGCAGTTCAACATAAAGCTGAGGCCTCCGGGGGCAGACAAGCCTTCCTGGTTAGAGGAGCAATGA
- the arfip2b gene encoding arfaptin-2b isoform X5: MKARRSSVPPGSSVIRHIAGQPHECQGSNMHHSSSSSSMTADDMTRGVAVEKLDSMKKWGLNTYKCTKQMISERFGRGSRTVDMELEAQIEVLRDTKRKYENVLRLARALTNHFYNMVQTQQALGDTFADLSQKSPELRDEFGFNAETQKLLCKNGETLLGAVNFFVSSINTLVNKTMEDTLMTIKMYENARLEFDAYRSDLEELSLGPRDAVTMARIDAAQQQYQVHKEKYERFRSDVIIKLKFLEENKVKVMHKQLLLFHNAISAYFAGNQQQLEQTLKQFNIKLRPPGADKPSWLEEQ, from the exons ATGAAGGCCAGGCGAAGTAGCGTTCCCCCCGGCAGTTCTGTCATCCGCCATATTGCAGGCCAGCCACATGAATGCCAAG GTTCCAACAtgcaccacagcagcagcagctcgtcgATGACAGCGGACGACATGACCCGTGGCGTGGCTGTGGAAAAACTAGACTCAATGAAGAAGTGGGGTCTCAACACCTACAAG TGTACAAAGCAAATGATCTCCGAGCGGTTCGGTCGGGGCTCCCGGACCGTCGACATGGAGCTGGAGGCCCAGATCGAGGTGCTGCGAGACACTAAAAGGAAATATGAGAACGTGCTGCGATTGGCCAGAGCACTGACCAACCACTTCTATAACATGGTGCAGACGCAGCAGGCGCTGGGTGACACCTTCGCTGACCTCAGTCAGAAATCTCCAGAGCTTCGG gaTGAGTTTGGCTTCAATGCAGAGACTCAGAAGTTGCTGTGTAAGAACGGGGAGACTCTCCTCGGGGCCGTTAACTTCTTTGTGTCCAGCATCAACACACTAGTCAACAAGACCATGGAGGACACCTTGATGACGATCAAGATGTATGAAAATGCCAG ACTGGAGTTCGATGCCTACCGGTCggacctggaggagctgagtCTGGGTCCGAGGGACGCTGTGACCATGGCCCGTATAGACGCCGCTCAGCAGCAGTACCAAGTGCATAAGGAGAAGTATGAACGCTTCCGCTCGGACGTCATCATCAAACTCAAGTTCCTGGAGGAGAATAAG gTGAAGGTGATGCACAAGCAGCTCCTGCTCTTCCATAACGCCATCTCGGCGTACTTTGCTGgcaaccagcagcagctggagcaaACGCTGAAGCAGTTCAACATAAAGCTGAGGCCTCCGGGGGCAGACAAGCCTTCCTGGTTAGAGGAGCAATGA
- the arfip2b gene encoding arfaptin-2b isoform X1, producing MTESIMSKAATMEIPINSNGDTGTLAEDDSLEQAAKLQWSLDEKVGSSRGTRDLQQVMVSGPNLNETSIVSGGYGGTAEGIIPTSSIKGPAVRYNAEFNKRIPVTGLGSNMHHSSSSSSMTADDMTRGVAVEKLDSMKKWGLNTYKCTKQMISERFGRGSRTVDMELEAQIEVLRDTKRKYENVLRLARALTNHFYNMVQTQQALGDTFADLSQKSPELRDEFGFNAETQKLLCKNGETLLGAVNFFVSSINTLVNKTMEDTLMTIKMYENARLEFDAYRSDLEELSLGPRDAVTMARIDAAQQQYQVHKEKYERFRSDVIIKLKFLEENKVKVMHKQLLLFHNAISAYFAGNQQQLEQTLKQFNIKLRPPGADKPSWLEEQ from the exons ATGACAGAAAGCATTATGAGTAAAGCTGCCACAATGGAGATTCCTATCAACAGCAACGGTGACACGGGGACACTAGCGGAAGACGACAGCCTCGAACAG GCTGCAAAGCTGCAGTGGAGCTTAGATGAGAAAGTAGGGAGCTCCAGAGGCACCAGG GACCTACAGCAGGTGATGGTGTCGGGTCCCAACTTGAATGAGACCAGCATTGTATCGGGCGGGTATGGAGGAACAGCCGAGGGCATCATCCCCACCAGCTCAATCAAAG ggcctGCTGTGCGCTACAATGCAGAGTTTAACAAAAGGATCCCAGTGACAGGATTAG GTTCCAACAtgcaccacagcagcagcagctcgtcgATGACAGCGGACGACATGACCCGTGGCGTGGCTGTGGAAAAACTAGACTCAATGAAGAAGTGGGGTCTCAACACCTACAAG TGTACAAAGCAAATGATCTCCGAGCGGTTCGGTCGGGGCTCCCGGACCGTCGACATGGAGCTGGAGGCCCAGATCGAGGTGCTGCGAGACACTAAAAGGAAATATGAGAACGTGCTGCGATTGGCCAGAGCACTGACCAACCACTTCTATAACATGGTGCAGACGCAGCAGGCGCTGGGTGACACCTTCGCTGACCTCAGTCAGAAATCTCCAGAGCTTCGG gaTGAGTTTGGCTTCAATGCAGAGACTCAGAAGTTGCTGTGTAAGAACGGGGAGACTCTCCTCGGGGCCGTTAACTTCTTTGTGTCCAGCATCAACACACTAGTCAACAAGACCATGGAGGACACCTTGATGACGATCAAGATGTATGAAAATGCCAG ACTGGAGTTCGATGCCTACCGGTCggacctggaggagctgagtCTGGGTCCGAGGGACGCTGTGACCATGGCCCGTATAGACGCCGCTCAGCAGCAGTACCAAGTGCATAAGGAGAAGTATGAACGCTTCCGCTCGGACGTCATCATCAAACTCAAGTTCCTGGAGGAGAATAAG gTGAAGGTGATGCACAAGCAGCTCCTGCTCTTCCATAACGCCATCTCGGCGTACTTTGCTGgcaaccagcagcagctggagcaaACGCTGAAGCAGTTCAACATAAAGCTGAGGCCTCCGGGGGCAGACAAGCCTTCCTGGTTAGAGGAGCAATGA